The Neoarius graeffei isolate fNeoGra1 chromosome 10, fNeoGra1.pri, whole genome shotgun sequence genome has a segment encoding these proteins:
- the LOC132893287 gene encoding tumor necrosis factor receptor superfamily member 14-like translates to MRLCNTYAIYSVILKLISLICCKACNPAEYETDGECCPMCPPGQRVSKHCDNNSGTQCKVCVGSTYTDFPNGLMACLTCTVCDEGNGLRVKRKCIYNSNAHCEPLPGYYCTETHGESCRKAHEHSTCLPGQYIYQKGTALTDTVCKDCAEETYSNGSFIHCEPHTNCESLGQITITPGTQSTDAVCSHKSFHLGLIIGILLSLLLLIVILSVLLWKKRKNSTCCINHFF, encoded by the exons ATGCGTCTGTGTAATACTTATGCCATATATTCAGTAATACTGAAACTCATTAGCCTAATATGCTGTAAAGCATGCAACCCTGCTGAGTATGAAACTGATGGAGAATGCTGTCCAATGTGTCCTCCTG GTCAACGTGTGTCAAAACACTGCGACAATAATTCAGGAACACAGTGTAAAGTGTGTGTTGGATCAACCTACACTGATTTCCCGAACGGACTGATGGCATGCCTGACCTGCACTGTGTGTGATGAAG GTAATGGATTAAGGGTAAAGCGTAAGTGTATATACAATTCAAATGCGCACTGTGAGCCTTTGCCAGGATATTATTGTACAGAAACTCATGGTGAGAGCTGCAGAAAAGCCCATGAACACTCCACCTGCCTTCCTGGACAATACATTTACCAGAAAG GAACAGCATTAACAGATACAGTATGTAAGGACTGTGCTGAGGAGACGTATTCAAATGGTTCTTTTATACATTGTGAACCACATACAAA TTGTGAGTCTTTGGGGCAGATAACAATCACACCAGGAACACAATCAACTGATGCAGTATGCAGCCATAAATCATTTCATTTGGGCCTCATCATTGGGATTTTGTTGTCCTTGTTGTTGTTGATTGTCATCTTAAGTGTTCTATTATGGAAGAAAAGGAAAAATTCAACATGCTGTATAAATCATTTTTTCTGA